AGGACAATCAACAGGAACTGGCGGTGCTTTCCCTGGCATGGGAAATACTAAAAAATCAACAGGAACTCAAAAAAATAACGGTGCTCCGAGTGGTAAAAAACCGAGCGGGTCAGCGCCAACTGGTAAAATGCCCGGACAGGCACCGACAGGAAAACAAAGTGGTGGTAAAGCTCCAACTGGCACGCCACCAAACCAATCTACAAATAAAAATGCTAAGCAGGCTAAGGGCAAAGCACCTAGTCAGTCCGGAAAAATGGCCAGACAAACACAAGGTGGCCAGGGTGGCGGTAACAGTGCTTTTGCTATTGGATCAGCTGGACCATTTAGACTTTTCCAATCAGATTTGGGTTCACAAATTGGTTGGTATCTGCCACTTGCAATTCTTGGACTTATTGCTGGTTGGTTTGGATTTAGAAAGCGTGGTGCTAAGTGGTACCATGTTTCTGAAGAACAATCCGAGGTTCTTCTCTGGGCGGGATGGTTCGTTCCTGTCTACGGTTTCTTCTCTGTTGCTAGTTTCTTCCATCCATATTATACAATTATGCTAGCCCCTGTGATTGCTGCATTGACAGCAATTGGCGTGGTAGCGGTTGTGAAAATGTCTGCTCAAAGCAATAAAGAATCAATGATTGCACGAATAGTGGTCAGTGTTGCCGTATTAACAACGCTTCTACTTCAAGCGTACTATGTATGGTCATATTACCCAATTATCAGCATCATCTTGATTATTTTAGCAATTGGCTTATCTATCTGGTGGTTACTGCCTAGACAAATCAATAGCAAAATAAAAATTGCCTTGTCGGCAATTAGCATCTTACTAATGGCAGGCTGGTGGTCGTTAACACCAACATTGTCGCATAATTCTGCAGCAATACCAGCCGCCAGTCCTTCTCTGCTAAGTCAAACCGGCAGCAGTGATATGGGCGGGGAAGTCAATAGTCAATTATTGAGCTACACTAAGAAGCATCAAGGCAATGCCAAATATTTATTTGCTACAACAGATTCTAATTCAGCATCTGGATATATTATCAAATCTGGCAAAGCAGTTATGGCTATAGGTGGATATAACGGTACTGATCCAACGATGTCTCTATCCGAGTTTAAGAAGCTAGTCAAGTCGGGACAACTTAAATATTTCGTTATGGGTAATAATAGTAAGACTTCAAGTGGCCAAATTAGTAAAATACTAACTTGGGTTAAAAAGAATGGCACTAAGGTCACATATAGCTCTAGTACATCAAATCAAAGTTCCCCAACGCAACAAATGGGTGGACAATCACAAAGTTCAACGCTATATGATCTATCAAATATATACGAATAAGAAAGGAGAATACTTTAAATATGCTGACAAGATATACAACGCCAAGACTTGGTTTGATTTTACCAGCCTATAATGAGCAGGAAGTTTTGCCCACAACTTTGTCCAAATTGAATACGGTTAAAGCGACTTTGATTCAAAAAAACCTCATTAGCGATGATAGTTTTATTATGGTTGTGGACGATGGCTCTGTAGACAATACATGGGGAATTATTCAAGAAAAAGAACAATTAAATTCTGATTTAATTGGTGTCAAGTTATCTCGTAATTTTGGCCACCAATCGGCATTATTAGCAGGAATGTCAGAGAGTATTAAATTAGCGGACATTGTTATAACACTAGATGCTGACTTGCAAGATAATCCAGATATTATTCAAAAAATGGTGCTTAAATATAAAGCGGGCAATGAAATCGTATATGGGGTCAGATCCAGTAGAAAAACCGATACATGGTTCAAACGTAATACGGCACTAACTTTTTACAAAATTTCATCATTTTTAGGTGTCGAAATGGTGCCAAATCACGCTGACTTTAGATTAATGAGTCGTGTTGCTGTGCTAGCATTACTGCGAATGCCTGAGCGAAATGTTTTTCTACGCGCTATGGTACCGCTAGTTGGATTTCAGTCAGATAAAGTTTTTTATGAACGTGGTGAACGTCAGGCAGGTACATCCAAATATCCACTAAAAAAGATGTTGAATTTTGCTATTGATGGCATTACCAGTTTCAGTGTTCAACCGATTCGTTTATTGTTTAATTTAGGTATTCTTGTCATCAGCATCGCCAGTATTGAAATTGTGTACACAATATTTGAAAAAATGATTGGGAATACAGAAGCAGGTTGGTCATCTTTGATGATTTCCATTTGGTTATTGGGAGGCATTAACTTGATAGCAATATCGATTGTTGGTATTTATATTGGCAAAATATTTACCGAAGTGAAGCATAGGCCTTTATTCCAAATTGAAACTGAAACAGGGCTATTCGTGCAAAAGCTACGTAAAGTTGATGACTATGCCATGAAGTGATCTTCAAGTATAATACAATTGATAAAGATAATGTTTAATAGTAATCAAAGTACTTTTTGGATTTGAATGGAGACGAATTGTTTTGCGTAAATATTTACTTTCTGAAAAAATGAAGTATATTTTCTGGGGTGTGGCAACGACCATAGTATATTTAATCATTCGACTCATTTCCATGAAAATATTTGATGACACAATGCTGCCTGTCCTAATCTCGCAGACACTGACTATTATATTCGCATTTGTTGTTAATAAACTGTTTGTATTTACAACGAAACAAACGAAAAGTGTGTTCGTTCAGTTTGTCAGATTCCTTTGGGGACGGTTATTTGTGGCCGGAATTGACTTCTTTTTAACCTATGTTATGATTGAAAAATATAGCAATATTTTTATTCATATTTTCTTTCTTAATCAGGTAAACTTTAAGTTATTTCCTTTTTCATTGCCAATAGTAAATCAATTTGCTTCAAATAGTACGGAGCTAAATAGTTTCCTAGCAATTATTTTGATACAAGTGATCTCAGTAATTGTAAATTATCTTATTTCAAAATTTATGATTTTTAATTAACACCTTTATCAACCACATGTAGATAAAAGTGATGCCTTTATTTAAGAACAAGCAACTTTAGAACAGCTATTTGATATAGCTGTTTTTTTTTTGTCGAAAAATCAAAACGATTGCTTTTTGTTTAGAATTGTTGTAGTATGTTAGATAGGAAAAGAATAACAATATTAAGGAGGAATTAAGAATGTCAAAAACAAAGATTATTATAGTTGGTGCATCTCACGGGGGACATCAAGCAATTTTAGAACTAACTCGTAAACACAAGAATCTTGACATCAAGTTATTTGAGGTCGGTGATTTTATTTCATTCATGTCTTGCGGCATGGAATTGTATTTAGAAAATAGTGTTACTGATGTTAATGATGTTCGTAATTTCCGTCCTGAAGATATGGAACAGTTGGGCGCAGAAATTTACAATAATCACCAAGTACTAGCAATTAATGCTGATGATAGGACAGTTTCTGTCAAAGACGTCACTACCGGTAGTATTGAGAAATATAGCTATGATAAGCTGATATTAAGTTCAGGCGTGACACCAAATAGTCTACCTGTTCCAGGGAACGATTTAGAAAATGTCTATCTCATGCGCGGTAAAGATTGGGCAACAAGTATAAAAGCCAAGTTAGAAAACCCTGCTGTTAAAAATATCACAATTGTTGGTGCGGGTTACATTGGCGTTGAGGCAGCGGAAGCAAGTATTAAGGCCGGGAAAAACGTTACTTTAATTGATATGATTGACCGCCCTTTGGGCAATTATTTGGATGCGGAATTAACAGCTATTCTGGAAAAGGAATTAGCTGATAAAGGTGTAAAAGTGGTTACTGGCGTTCGCATCGAAAGTTATGAGGGAACTAGTCAAGTAACGGCAGTCAAAACAAATGAGGGGAAGTACCCAAGTGATTTAGTTATTCAAGCCGCTGGGGTTAAGCCAAATACGAATTGGTTGAAAGGTGCGATTGATTTAGACGATCAAGGCTGGATTAAAACTGATGAATATTTACGGACGAATTTACCAGATGTCTATGCTGCGGGAGATGCAGTTCTATCGTATTCAATCCCTGCACAAACTAAAATACCGATTGCACTAGCAACCGTTGTACGGCGTGAAGTCCGTTATATAATCGCACATTTATTTGAAAATCAGCCCTCAGTTCCTTTCAAAGGGGCCGTTGGCTCGTCGGCATTAAGCGTGTTCGATTATCATTTTGCAACGGCTGGATTAAATACCACAACAGCCAAAAAAGCAGGTGCTACTTTGAAGAGTTCCTTCTATCAAGATACCTTACGACCCGACTATGTTCCTCGAGAAAAGGGGAACACCGAAGTTTATGTCGGACTGGACTATGATCCACAGACACATCGTATTTTAGGTGGTGCAGTACTATCGACTTATGATATAACGGCTCAGGGCAATGTCATTGCGCTAGCTATCGAACAAGGGCTTCGTCTGGAAGATTTGGCTGAAGCCGACTTTTTCTTCCAACCAGGATTTGACCGACAATGGAGTCTATTGAACCTAGCGGCACAACATGCACTTGGTGAGCCTAAATTTTAACTAGCTTGTGAATAATGTAAGATTATGCTACAAATAAAAAGAGACGCAACTTTTCGAGTTGCGTCTCCTTTATTTGATAAGTAAAATTATATGTTTTCTAAATGACCATTCTTATCCTTAGCAATTAAGAAGTAGACCGTTACTGCGATCGACCACGCCCAAACGATGTGCCCAAAGAACTCAGAAATATGTTCATCTAAAGGTTGATTCCATGCAGCAGGAATTGTTCCAAATGCAGGCATGATAATAATATGCCAAAGAATCCAAAGGAATATACCATAAGCAGCACCTTGCCACAAAGCTATTTTAGACCAATATTGAGATACAAACACATATAGTATTGCAAATGCAATGGCAAATGAGAAGTGTAGAATCAATGTGAACCAAAATACTTTTTGATCTTGAGAGTAGTAAAAGAATGAATGAACTAGTTTAGATGGAATGCCAAGTTGTTCAGCCATATGTTGTGGTGGATTAGTGGCATTACGAGCTAGTGTACGTGGTGGCAAAATATTTTCCCAACCGATTTTAACCATTCCTGAAATCATTCCTGCAATAAATCCGTAGAAAATACTTTTAACGATGATTTCCTTTAGTGATGCAACTGGTTTATTTAGTGTAAACATGGTGTTTCTCCCTTATGTGAATCATTTAACAACTGTTAATAATACAGGCATTGGAATCGTTTGTCAATTCATTTGATTTCGTGAATATGTTCGATTAATTATGGATATTGCGCAAATTGTGAAATAAAATACATGCAATTAAAAAACAATGAGAATAAAAATAAATGGTTGCAAAATAATTATAAATACTGTAAGGTTATTACAAATAAATGAGACAAAGAAAAGATAAGTAAATTTTAGGGGTAATCAAAGAGAGCTAACATTTGGTGAAAGTTAGTATTACGAATGAATTGAAAATGGTCTTGGAGTCGTTAGTGGTATGAGCATGTTCGTAAATATCGCTCGGGTGCGCCCGTTATCGCGTTAAGGTATCTTTCTTTTGATGTACCTGTCAAGTATAAAGTAGTGATACTTTATAGAATTTGGGTGGTAACACGAGTTTTTCGTCCCATAATCTTTGTGGATAATGCAAAGATTATGGGACTTTTTTATTGTCGTATGTAGAAAAAATAATGGAGAACGGTCTATGACAAACAAAGTAAATAACATCTTATCAGAGTTGAAAGATTTCCAGTGAATTTGTGGATATGTTTGAGTTTAGCGCTGGAAGCAAAATTAACTGGGTTATTTTGGTTAATCATTGGGCTCGTTATTTTAGTATATAAAACGAGTATTTTTTAAAAACCTGTACCTCAGTTTGATTTTTCAGAATAAATTTTCAATGCTAGTAATACAACTTTATGTAAAGAGACAGGAGTAATAAATGTCAAAGAAAGTAGCAATTATTACAGGCAGTGGTAGAGGAATAGGAAAAGCAATTGCTGAGAGACTCGCGACAGAAAATTATTACGTTGCAGTAGTCGATATTGATGAATCTAGTGCTAAATATGTGAGTGATAGTATCAACGCTATGAAGGAAAAGCAAGCCAAATATTATGTTTTAGATGTTGCTGATCGAAAATCAGTTTTTGATTTGGTCGACAAAGTAGTAGCTGATTTTGGTCGTCTAGATGTGTTTGTTAATAACGCAGGGGTTGCCTACATTGATAGTATTATTGATAGTGATCCGAAAAAAGTTGAGCGGTTGTTTGATGTTAATCTTAAGGGAACCTTTTGGGGAATCCAGGCGGCTGCAAAACAGTTGAAAAAGCAAGGGAGTGGTGGAAGGATAATCAATGCTGCGTCACTGGCTGCAGTGGAAGGATCTGCACTACAAGGCGCATATTCGGCTTCCAAATTTGCCATTAGAGGATTAGGTCAATCTGCGGCAAAAGAACTTGCAAAATATAATATCACTGTAAATGCTTACGATCCAGGTATAGTTATTACACCTTTACGTGATTATATTGATCAGCGAACAGCACAAATTAAAGACACAACAGCTGAGATTCAAAGGCAAAGTGTTGTCAATGAAATTGCGTTAGGAAGAGCGGCTTTGCCTGATGATGTAGCCGATGTTGTATCATTTTTGGTTTCACAGCAGGCAAAGTATATTACTGGGCAATCGATTTTAATTGATGGTGGTATGAGATTTCACTGACGTTTTGTAAGTATTTCTAATAAAAAATACAAGAAAGAGAATTTGAGATGGTAAAAAAGAAAACGGTAGTCATAGCAGCTGTTGTGGCAGGAATTGTTATTGTAGCAGGTGTGATTATTCATAGAAACACGGCGCAAACAACCGATAAGACGGAAGTGACTGTCGGATCGATAGGATCAGACGCCCAAATTTGGGAATATATTGCGAAACTACCAGAAACCAAAAAAGAAAATATCACTATCAAGGTTAAGAACTTTACTGATGGGGTTTCACTAAATACAGCGACTGCACAAGGAAAAGTGGATGTTAATGCCTTTCAATCATACGCGTATTTTGTGGCTTATAACAAGAGTAATAGCTCGAACAAGCTGAGTGTTTTAGGGACAACATACCTAGA
The Leuconostoc suionicum genome window above contains:
- a CDS encoding ArnT family glycosyltransferase, which encodes MQLRKTQKTDWYLAGILILSAFLYGWGIWDAGSANSYYTAAITSMTKSWSNFWYGAFDPAGFITVDKPPVALWLMAISAKIFGVHGWSVVLPSVLSGIGSVYLMYKLLAPKFGLWAGRIGALILTLTPTVVANSRTNNMDAILVFFLLLAVYILQKAVAKRNIWLVIVSFGLIGVGFNIKMLQAFMILPAMLVYYWVAIKLPWKKKIAWLVVGMASLSIFTVAYPLAVDSVDQSNRPYIGSSQTNSLMELAFGYNGTERLLGQSTGTGGAFPGMGNTKKSTGTQKNNGAPSGKKPSGSAPTGKMPGQAPTGKQSGGKAPTGTPPNQSTNKNAKQAKGKAPSQSGKMARQTQGGQGGGNSAFAIGSAGPFRLFQSDLGSQIGWYLPLAILGLIAGWFGFRKRGAKWYHVSEEQSEVLLWAGWFVPVYGFFSVASFFHPYYTIMLAPVIAALTAIGVVAVVKMSAQSNKESMIARIVVSVAVLTTLLLQAYYVWSYYPIISIILIILAIGLSIWWLLPRQINSKIKIALSAISILLMAGWWSLTPTLSHNSAAIPAASPSLLSQTGSSDMGGEVNSQLLSYTKKHQGNAKYLFATTDSNSASGYIIKSGKAVMAIGGYNGTDPTMSLSEFKKLVKSGQLKYFVMGNNSKTSSGQISKILTWVKKNGTKVTYSSSTSNQSSPTQQMGGQSQSSTLYDLSNIYE
- a CDS encoding glycosyltransferase family 2 protein, with the translated sequence MLTRYTTPRLGLILPAYNEQEVLPTTLSKLNTVKATLIQKNLISDDSFIMVVDDGSVDNTWGIIQEKEQLNSDLIGVKLSRNFGHQSALLAGMSESIKLADIVITLDADLQDNPDIIQKMVLKYKAGNEIVYGVRSSRKTDTWFKRNTALTFYKISSFLGVEMVPNHADFRLMSRVAVLALLRMPERNVFLRAMVPLVGFQSDKVFYERGERQAGTSKYPLKKMLNFAIDGITSFSVQPIRLLFNLGILVISIASIEIVYTIFEKMIGNTEAGWSSLMISIWLLGGINLIAISIVGIYIGKIFTEVKHRPLFQIETETGLFVQKLRKVDDYAMK
- a CDS encoding GtrA family protein, whose amino-acid sequence is MKYIFWGVATTIVYLIIRLISMKIFDDTMLPVLISQTLTIIFAFVVNKLFVFTTKQTKSVFVQFVRFLWGRLFVAGIDFFLTYVMIEKYSNIFIHIFFLNQVNFKLFPFSLPIVNQFASNSTELNSFLAIILIQVISVIVNYLISKFMIFN
- a CDS encoding FAD-dependent oxidoreductase, coding for MSKTKIIIVGASHGGHQAILELTRKHKNLDIKLFEVGDFISFMSCGMELYLENSVTDVNDVRNFRPEDMEQLGAEIYNNHQVLAINADDRTVSVKDVTTGSIEKYSYDKLILSSGVTPNSLPVPGNDLENVYLMRGKDWATSIKAKLENPAVKNITIVGAGYIGVEAAEASIKAGKNVTLIDMIDRPLGNYLDAELTAILEKELADKGVKVVTGVRIESYEGTSQVTAVKTNEGKYPSDLVIQAAGVKPNTNWLKGAIDLDDQGWIKTDEYLRTNLPDVYAAGDAVLSYSIPAQTKIPIALATVVRREVRYIIAHLFENQPSVPFKGAVGSSALSVFDYHFATAGLNTTTAKKAGATLKSSFYQDTLRPDYVPREKGNTEVYVGLDYDPQTHRILGGAVLSTYDITAQGNVIALAIEQGLRLEDLAEADFFFQPGFDRQWSLLNLAAQHALGEPKF
- a CDS encoding YagU family protein; the protein is MFTLNKPVASLKEIIVKSIFYGFIAGMISGMVKIGWENILPPRTLARNATNPPQHMAEQLGIPSKLVHSFFYYSQDQKVFWFTLILHFSFAIAFAILYVFVSQYWSKIALWQGAAYGIFLWILWHIIIMPAFGTIPAAWNQPLDEHISEFFGHIVWAWSIAVTVYFLIAKDKNGHLENI
- a CDS encoding acetoin reductase, whose product is MSKKVAIITGSGRGIGKAIAERLATENYYVAVVDIDESSAKYVSDSINAMKEKQAKYYVLDVADRKSVFDLVDKVVADFGRLDVFVNNAGVAYIDSIIDSDPKKVERLFDVNLKGTFWGIQAAAKQLKKQGSGGRIINAASLAAVEGSALQGAYSASKFAIRGLGQSAAKELAKYNITVNAYDPGIVITPLRDYIDQRTAQIKDTTAEIQRQSVVNEIALGRAALPDDVADVVSFLVSQQAKYITGQSILIDGGMRFH